Proteins from one Acetobacteroides hydrogenigenes genomic window:
- a CDS encoding LysR family transcriptional regulator: protein MLDFKIKVFYSAATSLSFTRAAHDNHISQPAVSKAIRQLEQQLGHSLFERNGSRLALTSAGVLYREHVEKVILEEKQLLFDLGMLTNQHMGSFTLGASTTISQYIIPKILLQFSGNYPRLEVKLLSGNTNDIEQAALAKTIDLGIVEGLTHRSGLRYIPFREDRLRVVCHRSNPLYSRGSITLELLKTQPLILRENGSGTLEVIEHSLRGCGMRISDLNVKLYLGSTESIKNALEAGTCIAILSEETIKNELRDGSFRLLQLAEVEFNRTLCFILPHGVAAGIAESFIQFALLKQ from the coding sequence ATGCTCGATTTTAAGATTAAGGTATTCTATTCTGCTGCTACATCGCTTAGCTTTACCCGGGCTGCACACGATAACCACATATCGCAACCTGCGGTAAGCAAGGCCATTCGGCAGCTCGAGCAGCAGCTGGGGCACTCTCTTTTCGAGCGAAACGGAAGCCGATTGGCCCTAACCTCTGCCGGGGTGCTCTATAGGGAGCATGTAGAGAAGGTGATCCTCGAAGAGAAGCAGCTGCTCTTCGATTTGGGTATGCTTACCAACCAGCATATGGGATCGTTTACGCTTGGCGCCTCTACCACCATTTCGCAGTACATCATCCCTAAAATACTGCTGCAGTTTAGCGGCAACTACCCGAGGCTGGAGGTTAAGCTGCTAAGCGGTAACACCAACGATATAGAGCAGGCGGCGCTTGCTAAAACCATCGACTTGGGTATTGTGGAAGGGCTTACCCACCGGAGCGGGTTGCGCTACATCCCTTTTAGGGAGGATAGGTTGAGGGTGGTGTGCCACCGTTCGAACCCGCTATACTCGCGTGGGAGCATTACCCTTGAGCTGCTTAAGACGCAGCCGCTTATTCTTAGGGAGAACGGTTCGGGTACGCTGGAGGTTATCGAGCATTCGTTGAGGGGGTGCGGCATGCGCATTAGCGACCTGAACGTGAAGCTCTACCTTGGCAGCACCGAGAGCATAAAGAATGCCCTTGAGGCGGGAACCTGCATTGCCATCCTATCGGAGGAGACCATTAAGAATGAGCTGCGTGACGGGTCGTTTAGGCTGCTACAGCTGGCCGAGGTGGAATTCAACAGAACCCTATGCTTTATTCTTCCCCACGGGGTGGCAGCAGGAATTGCTGAGTCGTTTATTCAATTTGCGCTGCTTAAGCAATAG
- a CDS encoding slipin family protein, whose amino-acid sequence MRNNGSFAALLFVAVVAAGLGLAFAIDGSLSSPASTVILIVFSVLAAAVAAATKVADQWNRAVVLRLGRFHRLRGPGLFFIIPIVDGIPYWIDIRVISTAFNAEKTLTMDTVPVDVDAVLFWRVVDAKKAALDVADYKSAISWASQTALRDVIGKTMLAEMLEGRDKISALLQRIIDERTEPWGINVISVEVKDVLIPEGLEAAMSMQAQAERERQARVILGDSERQIAQKFEEAAKAYANNPTAFHLRAMNMLYEGLKSNATIVVVPSTAIESMNLGSMAGTGNIAVDSINDG is encoded by the coding sequence ATGAGAAACAACGGATCGTTTGCTGCGCTGCTCTTTGTAGCTGTTGTTGCAGCAGGGCTGGGCTTGGCGTTTGCCATCGACGGTAGCCTTTCTTCCCCCGCGAGCACCGTCATTCTAATTGTTTTTTCAGTTCTGGCGGCCGCTGTGGCTGCGGCAACCAAGGTGGCCGATCAGTGGAATAGGGCAGTGGTGCTGCGCCTGGGTAGGTTCCATAGGCTTCGGGGGCCTGGGCTATTCTTCATTATTCCGATAGTTGATGGGATTCCGTATTGGATCGATATTCGGGTGATCAGCACCGCCTTTAACGCCGAAAAGACGCTTACCATGGATACCGTTCCGGTTGATGTTGATGCGGTTCTGTTCTGGAGGGTGGTTGACGCCAAGAAGGCCGCCCTAGATGTGGCCGACTATAAGAGCGCCATCAGCTGGGCCTCGCAGACCGCCCTTCGGGATGTGATCGGCAAGACGATGCTGGCCGAGATGCTGGAGGGGCGCGATAAGATTAGCGCCCTTCTGCAGCGCATCATCGACGAGCGAACCGAGCCGTGGGGCATCAACGTGATATCGGTGGAGGTAAAGGATGTGCTGATCCCCGAGGGGCTAGAGGCGGCCATGTCGATGCAGGCGCAGGCCGAGCGCGAGCGTCAGGCGCGGGTTATCCTTGGCGATTCGGAGCGGCAGATTGCCCAAAAGTTCGAGGAGGCGGCTAAGGCGTACGCCAACAACCCTACCGCCTTCCACCTTCGTGCTATGAACATGCTGTACGAGGGGCTGAAGTCCAACGCCACGATTGTGGTTGTTCCGAGCACGGCTATAGAGAGCATGAACCTTGGCAGCATGGCAGGAACGGGCAATATTGCGGTGGATTCGATAAACGACGGCTGA
- a CDS encoding PDC sensor domain-containing protein, with protein MKNLMAFINKSLRRKVLVAVVGGVFLFFALTGIICTKSIRSLLLKEKYNTIKAISGKSISQLSSSLSRTESLLNTERTSLERIHQYPRSARRTIVIDKLKDLLENNSELLSIWADWEKEAVDSLDSKMLNTPGATASGKFCATLYRKDNLIEAANYNSDDDEEGEYYTIPKSTRQIYVSAPYFENYEGEKNYLIITMSLPIIVKNEVIGVVGADLNISQINQQIIEQLKEEDGRFFIVGSDQKLNIYDNEEEIGQEAPKVLLKDNDNKELVDAIQSKTSGFYDFIDKNGKEYIAYLTPTTILQKGEVSILLIPGNFVTTSNLKIFIITLALLLTIGLLIFYLLIAYILRKIIEPVNKVNNALKELGEGNYAQVTKVDIKTGDELEAMATSFNNLYTSIEEVVGFTKAIGTGNLSATLKSKGEGDILGNSLIVMRDNLVRSEEEERQRKLVDERQSWTEKGLSLFAQELRQDYEDTNTLYSNVIKLIVNYIEANQGALYLVKEDDDKKKCFEMVACIAWSRIKMQKKTFLLEEGLLGACYFEKAPIELTEIPEDYIEISSGLGGSRPRMLMLTPLIHNEEVVGMIEVASFKLFDTYTKTYLKRISESFASSITSIKINARTNELLAISKIQAEEMQAQEEEMRQNIEELHATQEEMRRKASYAERYQNAIHQNFITLVVDSNMVVLDLNDKAKAVLGHDTTSIIGKPLTEHVHEDDWQTLHSDFSVAQNNGVVSSKLTLIGHNKQPKRIQTTLIPDNEQNGNIAFIAYTLN; from the coding sequence ATGAAAAACTTAATGGCCTTTATCAACAAAAGCCTACGACGAAAAGTACTAGTAGCAGTAGTCGGAGGTGTTTTTCTCTTCTTTGCGCTTACCGGAATTATCTGTACCAAAAGTATTCGATCGTTGCTCCTAAAAGAAAAGTATAACACCATTAAAGCCATTTCTGGGAAGAGTATTTCACAGCTATCCTCCAGCTTAAGCCGAACAGAATCGCTACTGAACACCGAACGAACATCCCTAGAGCGCATCCATCAGTATCCTAGATCTGCAAGAAGAACAATCGTAATAGATAAGCTTAAAGATCTTCTAGAAAACAATTCCGAACTACTTTCAATTTGGGCCGACTGGGAAAAGGAAGCGGTTGATAGCCTAGATAGTAAAATGCTCAATACACCAGGAGCAACAGCCTCTGGTAAATTCTGCGCAACACTATACCGAAAAGATAACCTAATAGAAGCCGCCAACTACAACTCCGATGACGATGAAGAAGGCGAATACTACACTATTCCCAAAAGCACAAGACAGATTTACGTATCAGCACCCTATTTTGAGAACTACGAAGGTGAAAAGAACTACCTGATCATCACCATGTCGCTCCCCATTATTGTAAAGAACGAGGTTATAGGTGTAGTTGGAGCCGATTTAAACATCTCACAAATAAACCAGCAAATCATCGAACAGCTGAAAGAAGAAGATGGACGATTCTTTATTGTTGGTTCCGACCAAAAGCTGAATATCTACGACAATGAAGAAGAAATTGGCCAAGAAGCCCCAAAAGTGCTTTTAAAGGATAATGATAACAAAGAGTTGGTTGATGCAATACAAAGCAAAACCTCCGGATTCTACGATTTCATCGACAAAAATGGGAAAGAGTATATTGCTTATCTTACCCCTACCACCATCCTCCAAAAGGGAGAGGTAAGCATCCTTCTTATTCCCGGAAATTTTGTAACTACTTCCAATTTAAAGATTTTCATAATCACTCTCGCCTTACTTCTAACCATTGGCCTGCTCATTTTTTACCTACTCATAGCCTATATCCTAAGAAAGATTATTGAACCCGTTAATAAGGTGAATAATGCCCTAAAAGAGCTTGGGGAGGGAAACTACGCCCAAGTTACCAAGGTCGACATTAAAACAGGTGATGAGCTTGAAGCCATGGCCACATCATTCAACAACTTGTATACCTCCATCGAGGAAGTTGTTGGCTTCACAAAAGCCATTGGAACAGGAAATCTATCAGCAACCTTAAAATCGAAAGGGGAAGGTGACATCCTCGGCAACTCTCTTATTGTGATGAGAGATAATCTTGTTAGATCAGAAGAAGAGGAACGCCAACGAAAGCTTGTGGACGAAAGGCAAAGCTGGACTGAAAAAGGTTTATCCCTGTTTGCACAAGAGCTGAGACAGGACTACGAAGATACCAATACCCTTTATTCCAATGTTATCAAGCTTATCGTAAACTATATTGAAGCAAACCAGGGAGCACTATACCTAGTAAAAGAAGACGACGATAAAAAAAAATGCTTCGAGATGGTTGCCTGCATTGCATGGAGCAGAATTAAGATGCAGAAAAAAACATTCCTGCTAGAAGAAGGTCTTCTGGGTGCTTGCTACTTCGAGAAAGCGCCAATTGAACTCACCGAAATTCCAGAAGACTACATAGAGATTAGTTCTGGACTTGGAGGATCAAGACCTCGTATGCTCATGCTTACGCCACTTATCCACAACGAAGAGGTTGTAGGTATGATAGAAGTAGCCTCATTCAAGTTATTCGACACCTATACCAAAACCTATTTAAAACGAATTTCCGAGAGCTTCGCATCTTCAATAACCTCCATCAAAATAAATGCACGAACCAACGAGCTGCTCGCCATCTCAAAAATTCAGGCCGAAGAAATGCAGGCTCAAGAAGAAGAGATGAGACAGAATATCGAAGAGCTGCATGCTACTCAAGAAGAAATGAGGCGCAAGGCTAGCTATGCAGAACGATACCAAAATGCAATACATCAAAATTTTATTACCCTTGTTGTAGATTCTAACATGGTTGTGCTCGATCTAAACGATAAAGCCAAGGCAGTACTAGGACACGACACAACATCAATCATTGGGAAACCTCTTACGGAGCATGTACACGAAGATGACTGGCAAACTCTTCACTCCGATTTCTCGGTAGCCCAAAATAATGGAGTAGTGTCCAGCAAGCTAACCCTTATTGGACATAATAAGCAACCTAAAAGAATCCAAACAACACTAATCCCCGACAACGAACAAAACGGTAACATAGCATTCATTGCCTACACGCTAAACTAA
- a CDS encoding YeiH family protein, giving the protein MLKQKTHYFYAILAIAAILCLFDLINAPIALLLGVVVAQLSDNPIPKVTSRLSKYILQYSIVGLGFGINLVHAAKAGATGLGVTALSIVLTLLVGMLIGRKLGIERNISLLISSGTAICGGSAIAAVAPVVGAKDDETSVSLATIFLLNAVALLIFPPIGRLLHLSELQFGFWSAIAIHDTSSVVGAASVFGDNALNIATTIKLERSLWIVPISLLFSYLYGGGGKRASFPLFIVLFLVAMVIGTYLPIPETLLMGVTAIARRTLNMALFLIGMGLSFKAIRSVGVRPIVLGVTVWIIVGVVSLYGIRLLL; this is encoded by the coding sequence ATGCTCAAGCAGAAAACACACTACTTCTATGCAATACTCGCTATTGCTGCAATCCTTTGCCTTTTCGATCTTATAAATGCCCCCATAGCCCTTCTTCTGGGCGTTGTTGTAGCCCAGCTGTCGGATAATCCCATACCGAAGGTAACATCGCGGCTATCCAAGTACATCCTTCAGTACTCCATTGTAGGCTTAGGCTTTGGAATTAACCTGGTGCATGCCGCAAAGGCGGGTGCTACCGGGTTGGGCGTTACTGCGCTGAGCATTGTGCTTACGCTGCTGGTGGGTATGCTAATAGGGCGTAAGCTGGGCATCGAAAGGAATATTTCGTTGCTGATATCGTCGGGAACGGCCATATGCGGGGGAAGCGCCATTGCGGCAGTTGCCCCGGTGGTTGGGGCCAAGGACGATGAGACCTCGGTGTCGCTGGCCACCATCTTTCTGCTAAATGCGGTAGCGCTGCTGATCTTTCCGCCTATTGGCCGATTGCTACACCTTAGCGAGCTGCAGTTCGGCTTCTGGTCGGCCATCGCCATACATGATACCAGCTCGGTGGTGGGTGCCGCCAGCGTTTTTGGCGACAATGCGCTGAACATTGCCACCACCATTAAGCTCGAGCGCAGCTTGTGGATTGTTCCTATCTCGCTGCTCTTTTCGTACTTGTACGGTGGGGGAGGGAAGAGGGCGAGCTTCCCGCTTTTTATCGTCCTTTTTCTGGTGGCAATGGTTATCGGAACCTATCTGCCTATTCCTGAAACCCTGCTGATGGGCGTTACCGCCATTGCCCGACGCACGCTAAACATGGCGCTATTCCTTATAGGGATGGGGCTATCGTTTAAGGCTATTCGCAGCGTAGGCGTGAGGCCGATAGTGCTGGGGGTTACGGTTTGGATTATCGTTGGAGTGGTGTCGCTGTACGGGATACGCCTCCTTCTTTAA
- a CDS encoding VanZ family protein: MVKKSYWLLVTVWAAIILVLCGMPPQDVDKVKFFDLPYMDKIVHFALYFVLAMLVMAVLTLNSHLKTSRWTYIITITICLLYGWLIEVLQRAFFAGRSFEWLDVVADTAGAVVGVLLYKKVSRWVKGRFKTL, translated from the coding sequence ATGGTAAAAAAGAGCTACTGGCTATTAGTTACGGTATGGGCAGCTATTATTCTGGTACTATGCGGAATGCCTCCGCAGGATGTTGATAAGGTTAAGTTCTTCGACCTTCCTTACATGGATAAGATCGTACACTTTGCGCTTTACTTCGTATTAGCCATGCTGGTAATGGCTGTTCTAACGCTCAACTCACATCTTAAGACCTCTAGGTGGACCTATATCATTACCATTACTATCTGCCTGTTATATGGTTGGCTGATCGAGGTTTTGCAGCGAGCCTTTTTCGCTGGGCGTAGCTTCGAGTGGTTGGATGTGGTTGCCGATACCGCAGGAGCTGTTGTGGGAGTACTGCTATATAAAAAGGTGAGCCGATGGGTAAAGGGGAGATTTAAGACCCTTTAG
- a CDS encoding AMP-binding protein → METSFIKEFERTIRENWERKALTDYKGETYYYKDVARRIEKIHLIFDRCGVEKGDKIALVGKNSSNWAITFIATVSYGAVIVPILHEFKIDNIQHIINHSEAKVVFAGDSYIDQFDEKEMPQLNAIVNLSDFSIVFDAFNKEIEHLTSKVNELYSEKYPNGLRASDISYEAEESAESLCLLNYTSGTTGFSKGVMLPYRSLMANYLFAKDVLNIEKGEKVVSLLPLAHAYGAAFEFIYEFLEGVEIVFLTKNLSPKIILDAFADVKPRIILLVPLILEKIYKKEILPKISTPTMKALLAVPGLRSIIYKAINKKITDLFGGNFIEVIIGGAALNPEVDAFLKKIGFRYTVGYGMTECGPIIAYAPFDDTRIASCGKIVKRLQLKIDSVDPYNVPGEIMVKGENVMLGYYKNEEATDAVIEQDGWMHTGDLAVVDREGFIYIKGRSKNMILGPSGQNIYPEEIENKLNNLPFVSESLVVESNSRLVALVFPDVDAAKSQGINEEELHSHFEKKRHEINKQLPAFCQISALKLRDEEFEKTPKKSIKRFLYQVEA, encoded by the coding sequence ATGGAGACATCATTCATAAAAGAGTTTGAACGCACGATTAGGGAAAATTGGGAACGGAAAGCTTTAACGGACTATAAAGGTGAGACGTACTACTACAAAGATGTAGCTCGTAGAATCGAGAAGATACACCTTATCTTCGATCGTTGCGGGGTCGAAAAGGGCGATAAAATAGCTCTTGTAGGCAAGAACTCATCGAACTGGGCAATAACCTTTATTGCAACAGTATCCTACGGAGCGGTGATTGTTCCCATCCTTCACGAGTTTAAGATTGACAATATTCAGCACATCATAAACCATTCTGAGGCAAAGGTGGTTTTTGCAGGTGATTCGTACATCGATCAGTTCGATGAAAAGGAGATGCCTCAGCTCAATGCAATTGTCAACTTATCCGATTTCAGCATAGTATTTGATGCTTTCAACAAAGAGATTGAGCACCTTACCAGCAAGGTTAACGAGCTTTATAGCGAAAAGTATCCTAATGGCCTAAGGGCATCGGATATCTCCTACGAAGCAGAAGAGAGTGCCGAAAGCCTCTGCCTTTTGAACTATACCTCGGGTACTACAGGATTCTCTAAGGGGGTTATGCTGCCCTACCGAAGTCTAATGGCTAACTATCTATTCGCTAAAGATGTGCTGAACATAGAAAAAGGCGAAAAGGTAGTATCCTTGCTTCCCTTAGCACACGCCTATGGTGCTGCTTTCGAGTTTATCTACGAATTCTTGGAGGGTGTCGAAATCGTGTTCCTTACCAAGAACCTATCTCCAAAGATAATCCTCGATGCCTTTGCCGATGTAAAACCTCGTATTATTCTTTTGGTTCCGCTTATCCTCGAAAAGATCTATAAGAAGGAGATTCTTCCGAAGATTTCGACGCCTACCATGAAGGCTTTACTTGCTGTTCCTGGCCTTCGATCGATTATCTATAAGGCAATAAACAAGAAAATTACGGACTTATTTGGCGGTAACTTTATAGAGGTAATTATTGGGGGAGCAGCGCTTAATCCAGAGGTTGATGCTTTCCTCAAAAAGATCGGTTTCCGCTATACTGTAGGCTATGGGATGACTGAGTGTGGTCCTATTATTGCCTATGCGCCTTTCGACGATACTCGTATCGCTTCGTGTGGAAAGATCGTTAAGAGGCTTCAGCTTAAGATTGATTCGGTTGATCCGTACAACGTACCGGGCGAGATTATGGTGAAGGGCGAAAACGTGATGCTTGGCTACTATAAGAACGAGGAGGCAACGGATGCTGTTATCGAGCAGGATGGCTGGATGCACACCGGAGACCTTGCTGTTGTAGATCGCGAAGGATTTATCTACATAAAAGGCCGCAGCAAGAATATGATCCTTGGGCCTTCGGGGCAGAATATCTATCCCGAGGAGATTGAAAACAAGCTGAACAACCTTCCTTTTGTTAGCGAATCGCTGGTTGTTGAGAGCAACTCGCGCCTTGTAGCTCTGGTATTTCCGGATGTTGATGCTGCAAAGAGCCAGGGCATAAACGAGGAAGAGCTGCATAGCCATTTCGAAAAGAAGCGGCACGAAATCAACAAGCAGCTGCCTGCGTTTTGCCAGATCTCTGCGCTAAAGCTGCGCGACGAAGAGTTTGAGAAAACGCCTAAGAAGAGCATAAAACGCTTCCTTTATCAGGTTGAAGCATAA
- the hemW gene encoding radical SAM family heme chaperone HemW gives MAGFYIHIPFCKKLCSYCDFYFSVSLANKDEMLTALVKEIAERKDYLGGETIRTLYFGGGTPTVYSPNELKQLVDAVKECYPCQIEELTVEANPDDLTPEYLNELRAIGVNRLSIGIQSFVERDLVLMNRRHDARMALDVVPMAQAAGFDNISIDLIYGIPGQSEEEWVANLDMALSLNVQHISSYHLSIEPKTVFGNQMKRGLFHPIDDEASERLYHHLEERLTRGGFEHYEVSNFAKPGFYSKHNTSYWTYAKYIGVGPSAHSFDGVSRQWNVANNTKYLKAVASSLPYCEKEQMSIEEQYNELILTSLRTVWGLNKKVLADRFGEKLNGYFYKAIEPYTKCGKLIDDGTTIRIPTEHFLVSDGIMSDLFYVEA, from the coding sequence GTGGCAGGATTTTACATTCATATCCCCTTTTGTAAAAAGCTTTGCAGCTACTGCGACTTCTACTTTTCGGTGTCGCTAGCCAATAAGGATGAAATGCTTACCGCCCTGGTAAAGGAGATTGCCGAACGGAAGGACTACCTCGGCGGAGAAACCATCCGCACGCTATACTTTGGCGGAGGAACGCCTACCGTGTACTCGCCCAACGAGCTGAAGCAGCTTGTTGATGCGGTTAAGGAGTGCTACCCTTGCCAGATAGAGGAGCTCACCGTAGAGGCAAACCCCGACGACCTTACTCCAGAATACCTCAACGAGCTTCGAGCAATTGGCGTAAACCGGCTTAGCATCGGCATCCAGTCGTTTGTTGAGCGCGATCTGGTTTTGATGAACCGTCGGCACGATGCACGAATGGCGCTGGACGTGGTGCCTATGGCGCAAGCTGCCGGATTCGACAACATCAGCATCGACCTAATTTACGGCATACCCGGCCAATCGGAAGAGGAATGGGTTGCGAACCTCGACATGGCCCTATCGCTCAACGTTCAGCACATTTCATCGTACCACCTGAGCATCGAGCCCAAGACGGTGTTCGGCAACCAGATGAAGCGTGGGCTCTTCCACCCTATCGACGATGAGGCCAGCGAACGCCTGTACCATCACCTCGAAGAGCGGCTAACCCGTGGTGGCTTCGAGCACTACGAGGTATCGAACTTTGCCAAGCCCGGATTCTACTCCAAGCACAACACCTCGTACTGGACCTATGCCAAGTACATCGGCGTTGGCCCATCGGCGCACTCGTTCGATGGCGTATCGCGCCAGTGGAATGTTGCCAACAACACCAAGTACCTGAAAGCCGTAGCCAGCAGCCTACCCTACTGCGAAAAGGAGCAGATGAGCATCGAGGAGCAGTACAACGAGCTTATCCTTACCTCGCTGCGTACCGTATGGGGGCTCAACAAAAAAGTGCTCGCCGATCGCTTCGGGGAGAAGCTAAATGGCTACTTTTATAAGGCCATCGAACCCTACACGAAATGCGGTAAGCTTATCGACGACGGTACCACTATCCGTATCCCAACCGAGCATTTCCTGGTTTCGGATGGCATAATGTCCGATCTATTCTATGTTGAAGCGTAA
- a CDS encoding DUF2461 domain-containing protein — translation MSHIFDFLNELKDNNNREWFNDNKDRYKAALGEFEEVVAQLIASVGQFDDSVRLLEPKECIFRIYKDIRFSKNKEPYKTNMGAYLARGGRKSRFSGYYAHFEPNGSFVSGGIYMPEPAVLNRVREDIDLYYDDLINITNSPSFQKFFPELHGDKLKTTPKGYSKDNPAAEILKHKSLYVYRSLSNSQVDSPSYIATATETFRVLKPFNDFLNRAIEDL, via the coding sequence ATGAGCCATATTTTCGATTTCCTGAACGAGCTTAAGGATAACAACAACCGCGAATGGTTTAACGACAACAAGGATCGCTACAAGGCTGCCCTTGGAGAGTTCGAAGAAGTAGTTGCCCAGCTGATTGCCTCGGTAGGACAGTTCGACGATTCGGTTAGGCTGCTCGAACCCAAGGAGTGCATCTTCCGAATCTACAAGGATATCCGCTTTAGCAAGAACAAGGAGCCCTACAAGACCAACATGGGCGCCTACCTGGCTAGGGGCGGCCGCAAGAGCCGATTCTCGGGATACTACGCCCACTTCGAGCCCAACGGGTCGTTCGTATCGGGAGGAATCTACATGCCGGAGCCCGCCGTGCTCAACCGAGTGCGCGAGGATATCGACCTCTACTACGACGATTTGATTAACATAACCAACAGCCCCTCGTTCCAGAAATTCTTCCCCGAGCTGCACGGCGATAAGCTTAAGACCACTCCTAAGGGCTACAGCAAGGATAATCCTGCCGCCGAAATTCTGAAGCATAAGAGCTTGTACGTCTACCGGTCGCTATCCAACAGTCAGGTGGATAGCCCAAGCTACATAGCCACCGCTACCGAAACCTTTAGGGTGCTAAAGCCCTTCAACGATTTTCTGAATAGGGCCATCGAGGATCTTTAG
- a CDS encoding ABC transporter ATP-binding protein produces the protein MLTISNLTVEFRGVGPVVKGISISVGRGETVGLVGESGSGKSISSLSVMGLLPSTAKMSGSISFTKTDGTIVELAVSGNAYPEGIRGREIAMIFQEPMTALNPTIRCGEQVDEMMRENLGYSRQQAKECTLQLFDEVLLPDPEKAYRSYPHELSGGQRQRVMIAMAISCNPQLLIADEPTTALDVTVQKEILELLKQLRNRYGMGLIFISHDLRIVAEVCERIVVMRHGDLVEQGKSDDVFHHPQHPYTKALVSCLPPIDARPERLLTVKEFTEQENASITFQNNTERSNQHKQLYAQVPLLKVSNLDAGYSFGGSIFSKTRKFFKAVKQVGFEVYPGETFGLVGESGCGKTSLGRTLVGLVKSLSGSIEFEGKRIDKLKGEDLRRIRRDIQMIFQDPFSSLNPKITVGEAIMEPMRVHGVGRNEKDRLERMNYLLKKVELPLEVASRYPHEFSGGQRQRIVIARTLALEPKLIICDESVSALDVSVQAQVLNLLNDLKKELGLTYIFISHDLSVVRYISDRVMVMQKGQIAELNEADELYNHPKQEYTKKLIGAIPKSKSNPQ, from the coding sequence ATGCTTACAATCAGCAATCTTACGGTAGAGTTTCGGGGCGTAGGCCCAGTGGTAAAGGGAATCAGCATCAGCGTAGGCAGGGGAGAGACGGTTGGCCTGGTAGGCGAATCGGGCTCGGGCAAGTCCATCAGTTCGCTTTCGGTGATGGGGCTGCTACCCTCCACGGCCAAGATGAGCGGTAGCATATCGTTTACCAAGACCGATGGTACTATCGTAGAGCTGGCCGTAAGCGGCAACGCTTACCCTGAAGGCATTCGAGGACGCGAGATTGCCATGATCTTTCAGGAGCCAATGACGGCGCTCAACCCCACCATCCGCTGCGGCGAACAGGTGGACGAGATGATGCGCGAGAACCTCGGCTACAGCCGCCAGCAGGCTAAGGAGTGTACGCTGCAGCTATTTGACGAAGTGCTTCTCCCCGATCCAGAAAAGGCTTACCGATCGTACCCGCACGAGCTCAGCGGAGGACAACGCCAACGGGTAATGATTGCCATGGCCATATCGTGCAACCCGCAGCTGCTTATCGCAGATGAGCCCACCACCGCCCTCGACGTTACGGTGCAGAAGGAGATCCTCGAGCTGCTCAAGCAGCTGCGCAACCGCTACGGAATGGGGCTCATCTTCATCAGCCACGATCTGCGCATCGTGGCCGAGGTTTGCGAGCGAATTGTGGTAATGCGCCACGGCGACTTGGTGGAGCAGGGTAAGTCCGACGACGTCTTTCACCACCCTCAGCACCCCTACACCAAGGCGCTCGTCAGCTGCCTCCCACCTATTGATGCACGCCCCGAACGGCTGCTTACGGTAAAGGAGTTTACAGAACAAGAGAACGCCAGCATAACCTTTCAAAATAATACTGAAAGAAGTAATCAGCACAAACAGCTATACGCTCAAGTGCCGCTGCTAAAAGTATCTAACCTCGATGCTGGCTACTCGTTTGGTGGATCGATATTCAGCAAAACACGTAAGTTTTTTAAGGCCGTAAAGCAGGTTGGCTTCGAGGTTTATCCCGGCGAAACATTTGGTCTAGTGGGCGAATCGGGCTGTGGCAAGACCTCCTTAGGCCGAACTCTTGTAGGTCTGGTAAAAAGTCTAAGCGGCAGCATCGAGTTCGAAGGCAAGCGCATTGATAAGCTCAAGGGTGAAGACTTACGCCGCATACGTCGTGATATCCAAATGATCTTTCAGGACCCCTTCTCGTCTCTCAACCCTAAGATAACCGTTGGCGAAGCCATTATGGAGCCCATGCGCGTACATGGGGTTGGCCGCAACGAAAAGGATCGCTTGGAACGAATGAACTATCTGCTAAAAAAGGTAGAGCTACCTCTAGAAGTAGCCTCACGCTACCCACACGAGTTCTCGGGAGGTCAGCGCCAGCGTATCGTTATAGCTCGTACGTTAGCCTTAGAGCCTAAGCTGATAATCTGCGACGAGTCGGTATCTGCCCTCGATGTATCGGTTCAGGCGCAGGTACTCAACCTGCTCAACGACCTGAAAAAGGAGTTGGGGCTAACATATATCTTCATATCGCACGACTTGAGCGTTGTGCGATACATTAGCGATCGCGTTATGGTGATGCAAAAAGGGCAGATAGCAGAGCTGAATGAAGCAGATGAACTCTACAATCACCCCAAACAGGAGTACACCAAGAAGCTGATTGGTGCCATCCCAAAATCAAAAAGCAATCCCCAATAA